In one window of Cheilinus undulatus linkage group 23, ASM1832078v1, whole genome shotgun sequence DNA:
- the mrps33 gene encoding 28S ribosomal protein S33, mitochondrial, whose protein sequence is MAGLSNYALRMARLSAQIFGEVVRPTDSKSMKVVKLFSEPPMAQRKEVYNWYPQHKIYYAMTQKLRFMGLFRDEHEDFKEEMRRLRKLRGKGKPKKGEGKRATKKK, encoded by the exons ATGGCCGGTCTGTCGAACTACGCCCTGAGGATGGCCCGGCTGAGCGCTCAGATCTTCGGGGAGGTTGTTCGTCCCACAGACTCTAAGTCTATGAAGGTGGTGAAGTTGTTCTCAGAGCCCCCCATGGCCCAGAGGAAGGAGGTCTACAACTGGTACCCCCAGCACAAAATCTACTACGCCATGACGCAGAAACTACGCTTCATGGGACTGTTCAG AGACGAGCACGAGGACTTCAAGGAGGAGATGCGCCGTCTGAGGAAACTGAGAGGAAAAGGGAAACCGAAGAAAGGAGAAGGGAAGAGAGCGACCAAGAAAAAATga